In one window of Episyrphus balteatus chromosome 3, idEpiBalt1.1, whole genome shotgun sequence DNA:
- the LOC129916561 gene encoding uncharacterized protein LOC129916561 — MNSFSIFLASALAVLAAAEPPSGYNYPRGGGGGGGGGGFGGGFSSGGGGGGFSSGGGGGYQAVSGGFQTSEGQNVDPQLLEQVRQILLNEESKSGGGGGGGGGGGFGGGAPSGSYGPPSGSYGPPSTQYGAPGGGGGGRVVGIDLEGVRQAIQVAQFAQTSTQAGGGGGGGGYPSGPSGSYGAPSRPSGSYGAPF; from the exons ATGAACTCCTTTTCTATA TTCTTGGCATCTGCCCTGGCAGTGCTAGCAGCTGCCGAACCACCATCTGGATATAATTACCCGCgcggcggtggtggtggtggtggtggcggtGGATTCGGTGGTGGATTTAGCAGTGGCGGTGGAGGTGGTGGATTTAGCAGCGGAGGTGGAGGTGGATACCAAGCCGTCAGTGGAGGATTCCAAACATCCGAAGGACAAAATGTTGATCCTCAACTTCTCGAACAAGTGCGCCAGATTCTTTTGAACGAAGAAAGCAAATCTGGCGGAGGTGGTGGAGGAGGCGGTGGTGGTGGATTTGGCGGCGGTGCTCCATCTGGATCTTATGGCCCACCATCAGGATCATACGGCCCACCATCAACGCAATATGGTGCCCCAGGAGGTGGTGGCGGCGGTCGTGTTGTTGGTATTGATTTGGAAGGTGTGCGACAAGCTATTCAAGTAGCACAATTCGCCCAGACCAGCACACAAGCTGGaggcggtggtggtggtggtggataTCCAAGCGGACCATCAGGATCATATGGTGCTCCATCAAGACCAAGTGGAAGTTACGGTGCTCCTTTCTAA